A genomic segment from Candidatus Brocadia sinica JPN1 encodes:
- a CDS encoding glycosyltransferase family 4 protein: MKIALVVYQFIREKGGVESYVFHLSKQLLSRGHEVHIFAHRFGKGRYRELICHPVPAITFWSPLKYWTFAVNAPKIIKKTQVKFDLVHGFTQTLFQDIYRVGGGCHWDYMMHTYPLMQSLFGKILLCLNPRHFSLLFLERAIFKRKHYKQITCISEQCREEIIHHYQLSPGDIEVIYNGVDISIFTPQNRIRYRDAVRAKYGIAPDEVLLLFVGSGFKRKGLKYVIESLPLVNKSQKVKLLVVGKGNVREYQRLADEKDVLDKVVFAGVSKQIEEIYGGGDIFVFPSEYDAFGTACLEAMASGLPVIASNTSGVSEIITHRQDGFVISHPIDAKDIANYINVLLEKEKREQIGLAARQKAERYSFEANIEKTLRIYRKVLDTNPRE, encoded by the coding sequence ATGAAAATTGCATTGGTGGTGTATCAGTTTATCAGGGAAAAAGGTGGTGTGGAGAGTTATGTATTTCATTTATCCAAACAACTCCTCAGTCGCGGTCATGAAGTTCATATATTTGCACATCGATTTGGTAAAGGCCGGTATAGGGAATTAATTTGCCATCCTGTTCCAGCTATTACCTTCTGGTCACCATTAAAATACTGGACATTTGCAGTAAATGCCCCTAAGATTATTAAAAAAACACAGGTAAAATTTGATCTTGTTCACGGATTTACCCAGACTTTGTTTCAGGATATTTACCGGGTTGGTGGGGGATGCCACTGGGACTATATGATGCATACCTACCCCTTGATGCAATCTCTGTTTGGCAAGATTCTCCTATGCCTGAATCCAAGACACTTTAGCCTTCTGTTTTTAGAAAGAGCTATTTTTAAAAGGAAACACTATAAGCAGATTACCTGTATCTCCGAACAATGCAGGGAAGAAATTATACACCATTATCAATTATCTCCAGGCGACATAGAGGTTATTTATAATGGGGTAGATATCAGTATATTTACGCCCCAAAACAGAATAAGATACAGAGATGCAGTAAGGGCTAAATACGGAATTGCACCAGATGAAGTTCTCCTGTTATTTGTTGGTTCCGGTTTCAAGAGAAAAGGACTGAAATATGTCATCGAATCATTGCCCCTGGTTAATAAATCTCAAAAAGTAAAATTGCTTGTTGTGGGGAAAGGAAACGTTCGGGAATATCAACGGCTCGCAGATGAAAAAGACGTTCTCGACAAGGTGGTCTTTGCGGGGGTATCCAAACAAATTGAAGAGATATACGGGGGGGGAGATATTTTTGTTTTTCCCAGCGAGTATGATGCCTTTGGTACTGCCTGTCTTGAGGCAATGGCATCAGGACTTCCGGTTATTGCCAGCAATACCAGTGGCGTATCAGAGATTATTACCCACAGGCAAGATGGTTTCGTTATTAGCCACCCCATCGATGCAAAGGACATAGCAAATTATATTAACGTACTTCTGGAAAAGGAAAAAAGGGAACAAATCGGCCTAGCTGCAAGACAAAAGGCAGAAAGGTATTCCTTTGAAGCAAATATCGAAAAAACGCTCCGGATTTATCGTAAGGTGCTGGATACCAATCCAAGAGAATAG
- a CDS encoding Reeler domain-containing protein: MRMIKKSISGLVLSIVFYSLCVHTLYAWSGGPPAYRTGAPNDIGTCNDIGCHNSFELNSGEAVFSIMGPDTYIPGKFVKIEISFTGSSGELHGFEMTALDANNNRVGKFKRINSKTQVIRPNDFRGLDAADKGKYIEHTAAGNKKAKWRVKWKAPADATDPITFYAAGNDANGNDNPTGDFIYTTTKEMNAVSSVKTSDFGHN, translated from the coding sequence ATGAGAATGATCAAAAAATCTATATCAGGTCTTGTGTTGAGCATTGTTTTTTACAGCTTGTGCGTACATACCCTCTATGCCTGGTCTGGGGGACCCCCAGCTTACCGGACAGGTGCGCCAAACGACATAGGCACCTGTAATGACATAGGCTGTCATAATTCCTTTGAACTCAATTCAGGAGAGGCTGTATTTTCAATTATGGGGCCTGACACGTACATTCCGGGCAAGTTCGTCAAAATAGAGATTTCATTTACGGGGTCAAGCGGGGAATTGCACGGGTTTGAGATGACGGCGCTGGATGCCAATAATAACAGGGTTGGAAAGTTCAAGAGAATAAATAGCAAAACGCAAGTAATTCGTCCAAATGATTTTCGGGGGCTTGATGCGGCAGATAAGGGCAAATATATAGAACATACCGCTGCCGGTAATAAAAAGGCGAAATGGAGGGTCAAGTGGAAGGCCCCCGCTGACGCAACCGATCCAATAACATTTTATGCCGCTGGAAACGATGCAAACGGTAACGATAACCCCACCGGCGATTTCATCTATACAACTACAAAGGAAATGAATGCGGTGTCTTCTGTAAAGACCTCCGATTTTGGCCATAACTAA
- a CDS encoding MBL fold metallo-hydrolase — translation MNKIQRMGRQKEKMKAGKFVIYPVTDVNIYLDGGAVFGIVPRVLWEKVYPPDDRNRIQLSLHCPLVVTGRYNILIDSGVGTKHNEKFCRIYGIDKKSNLLESLHRFGYQPKDIDLIINTHLHFDHAGGNTTVNEKGKIVPAFPNARYFVQKGEMEAATNSNERTRASYLTEDFLPIDDQKRLSIVNEEIIELDKGVSLIKIGGHTQHHQCVKIESEGHVAFFLGDLVPTVAHLHYPYISGYDLFPLETLENKKKVLKQAYEEHWLLIFQHDPKVRMGYLKKVDGRFEVEEVKIYL, via the coding sequence ATGAATAAAATACAACGCATGGGTAGGCAAAAGGAAAAAATGAAAGCGGGCAAGTTCGTAATTTATCCTGTAACCGATGTCAACATTTACCTGGATGGAGGGGCGGTCTTTGGAATTGTGCCCCGCGTCTTGTGGGAGAAGGTCTATCCGCCTGATGACAGAAACAGGATACAACTATCTCTCCACTGTCCCCTGGTCGTGACAGGGAGATATAACATCCTGATTGATTCGGGAGTTGGAACAAAGCATAACGAGAAATTTTGCCGAATTTATGGTATTGATAAAAAATCAAACCTGCTGGAATCCTTACATCGTTTTGGTTATCAGCCCAAAGATATCGACCTGATTATCAATACCCACCTCCACTTTGACCATGCCGGTGGAAATACCACTGTGAATGAGAAAGGCAAGATTGTTCCGGCATTCCCAAATGCAAGGTATTTTGTCCAGAAAGGAGAGATGGAGGCGGCAACGAATTCAAATGAAAGGACAAGGGCAAGTTACCTGACTGAAGACTTTTTGCCTATAGATGACCAGAAGCGTCTCTCCATCGTAAACGAAGAAATTATAGAACTGGATAAAGGCGTCTCCCTCATAAAAATTGGGGGTCACACCCAACATCATCAATGTGTAAAAATCGAATCTGAGGGACACGTGGCCTTTTTCCTGGGCGACCTGGTTCCCACCGTTGCCCATCTTCATTATCCTTATATCTCCGGATATGACTTATTCCCTTTGGAAACCCTGGAAAACAAAAAGAAGGTATTAAAACAGGCATACGAAGAACACTGGCTCCTGATCTTTCAACACGACCCTAAAGTGCGCATGGGTTACCTTAAGAAGGTAGATGGGCGGTTTGAGGTTGAGGAAGTAAAAATATACCTATAG
- the thiD gene encoding bifunctional hydroxymethylpyrimidine kinase/phosphomethylpyrimidine kinase, which produces MKKQAPSLYKVLSIAGSDSGGGAGIQADIKTITSIGGYATTVITALTAQNSLGVHSIFEVPASFVGQQIDAVMTDIGTDAVKTGMLLCRDIVDVVSLKIKEYNIKRIVVDPVMLSKNEKSLLSTDAVNALTSQLFPLSIVVTPNIPEAEYISGLQIKNVSHAEEAAKCIYQLGASHVLIKGGHAGKLWDTNKKNKVIDIFYDGKSFEYIEGEYIPTKNTHGTGCTYASAIATYLARGNGLREAIIQAKRFVTTSIRKSFNPGKGYGTLDQFGAVQFP; this is translated from the coding sequence ATGAAGAAACAAGCGCCATCTCTGTATAAAGTCCTTTCCATTGCCGGTTCTGATTCCGGCGGTGGGGCTGGAATACAGGCGGACATTAAGACGATTACGTCCATTGGTGGCTATGCAACAACGGTCATTACTGCTCTGACCGCACAGAATTCCCTGGGTGTCCATTCCATCTTTGAGGTACCGGCATCCTTTGTCGGTCAACAAATAGATGCCGTAATGACGGATATTGGTACTGATGCCGTTAAAACGGGGATGCTGCTGTGCAGGGATATCGTAGATGTGGTAAGTCTGAAAATCAAGGAGTATAACATCAAACGTATTGTTGTCGACCCGGTCATGCTCTCCAAAAATGAAAAGAGCTTGTTATCCACTGATGCGGTTAATGCCCTCACCTCCCAATTATTTCCTCTTTCTATTGTCGTCACACCAAATATCCCGGAAGCAGAATATATCAGTGGTTTACAGATAAAAAATGTATCCCATGCAGAAGAAGCCGCTAAATGTATCTATCAATTAGGTGCTTCGCATGTACTCATAAAAGGCGGACATGCCGGGAAATTATGGGATACGAACAAAAAAAATAAGGTTATCGATATTTTCTATGATGGAAAATCCTTTGAGTATATTGAAGGTGAATACATACCGACAAAAAACACCCATGGCACAGGTTGCACCTATGCCTCAGCGATAGCTACCTATTTGGCAAGGGGAAATGGGCTAAGAGAGGCCATTATTCAGGCAAAGAGATTTGTTACCACCTCTATTCGGAAGTCCTTTAATCCTGGGAAGGGATACGGCACTTTGGATCAGTTCGGGGCGGTACAATTCCCTTGA
- a CDS encoding HNH endonuclease: protein MQQIASLESSVLVLNKFFMALHVISAKRAFVLLCKEAAEVVSVDDGKFNSYNFESWKDVSLYKAKLGLPDEDTSWIRTVSFEIEVPKIIRLLFYDKHPQSNVKFNRRNIFARDENRCQYCGQRFPTSELSLDHIVPKAYNGKTTWTNIVCACTECNKLKGGRTPEEARMKLIRKPVKPKHSPILSLKLRSDRYRSWKQFLDEAYWSVPLK from the coding sequence ATGCAACAAATTGCTTCTTTAGAATCAAGCGTATTGGTATTAAACAAATTTTTCATGGCCCTTCATGTAATTTCGGCAAAGAGGGCATTTGTTTTATTATGCAAGGAAGCCGCAGAGGTCGTTTCTGTAGATGACGGAAAATTCAACTCCTATAATTTTGAAAGTTGGAAAGACGTTTCTCTCTATAAGGCTAAATTAGGTTTACCCGATGAAGACACCAGTTGGATCAGGACTGTCTCTTTTGAAATCGAAGTGCCAAAAATTATCCGTCTTTTATTCTATGACAAGCACCCGCAATCCAACGTAAAATTCAATAGACGGAACATCTTTGCCCGTGATGAAAACAGGTGCCAATACTGCGGTCAGCGGTTTCCGACATCGGAACTTAGCTTAGACCATATTGTACCGAAGGCGTATAATGGGAAAACTACCTGGACAAATATCGTATGCGCCTGTACGGAATGTAATAAATTGAAAGGTGGAAGAACCCCTGAAGAGGCGAGAATGAAGTTAATACGTAAACCAGTCAAGCCAAAGCATAGTCCCATCTTAAGCCTTAAACTTCGTTCAGATAGATATCGCTCATGGAAGCAATTTTTAGACGAGGCATATTGGTCTGTTCCGTTGAAATAA